One window of Pyxicephalus adspersus chromosome 4, UCB_Pads_2.0, whole genome shotgun sequence genomic DNA carries:
- the SNX14 gene encoding sorting nexin-14 isoform X2 — protein MSPARRMWVQIRQRARIGALREICRQYPVLCFSLLTLSLSTLLLLRYLHILMIFWSFLAGVVTLYCSLEPESLLPNILFNIKNKPKQSELQELFPQGHSCAVCGKVKCKRHRPTLQLENYQPWLDLKVPSKVDASLSEVFELVLENFVYPWYRDITEDESFVDELRLALRFFASVLVRRTQKVDIPSIITRKLLKAAMKHIEIISKAKQKVKNSESLQQAALEEYGPDLHVALRSRRDELCYLRNLTELLFPFILPPKATDSRPLTLLVREILSGSVFLPSMDLLADPDNVNRLLLLFMDDSPPEQATEPASNLVPFLQKFAEPKNKNPSVLKLELKEIREEQDLLFRFMNFLKQEGAVHVLQFCLTVEEFNDRILRPELSDEEKLSLYEEVKKIYQTYCLEESIDKIRFDPFIVEEIQRIAEGPYKEVVKLQTMRCLFEAYEHVLSLLENVFTPLFCHSDEYFRQLLEGAESPTRSSKFNRTTQKRGGEPSGIGKIGSRIKGVFKSTTMEGAMLPNYGLAEGDDYAIEEGIVVLEDDSPVEVLTATTPNTPRNLSAWIITIPYVDFFEEFEKRDRKERIPVFCIDVERNDRKAVGHEAEHWSVYRKYIEFYVLESKLTEFHGTFPDAQLPSKRIIGPKNYEFLSSKREEFQEYLQKLLQHPELSNSQLLADFLSPNSLETQFHDKILPDVNLGKMIKSVPGKLIKEKGQHLEPFIMNFINSCESPKPKPSRPELTILSPTSENDKKLFNDLYKNNANRSENTERKHNQNYFMEVMTVEGVYDYLMYVGRVVFHIPDWFHHLLMGGRILLKNTLETYTDHYLKCKLEQISQEHRLLSLITLLRDALFCESSEPRATTAKQKRAKQTFDEMMSYIPDLIGKCMGDEAKYEGIRLLFDGLQQPALNKQLSYVLLDIVLLEIFPELNKPQKEISSTPAWM, from the exons ATGTCACCGGCCCGCAGAATGTGGGTGCAGATAAGGCAGCGAGCTCGGATTGGAGCGCTGCGGGAGATTTGCCGGCAGTACCCTGTGCTGTGCTTCAGTCTACTCACCCTGTCCCTGTCCACACTGCTACTGCTCAG ATATCTTCATATTCTTATGATCTTCTGGTCTTTCCTTGCTGGAGTTGTTACTTTATACTGCTCACTGGAACCAGAATCTCTCCTGCCTAACAttctatttaatataaaaaacaaaccaaag caaTCCGAACTTCAAGAACTTTTTCCACAAGGACATAGTTGTGCTGTGTGTGGCAAGGTTAAATGTAAAAGACATAG ACCTACTTTGCAATTAGAAAACTATCAGCCATGGCTTGATTTAAAGGTTCCCTCGAAGGTTGACGCATCTCTTTCAGAG GTATTTGAATTGGTGCTAGAAAACTTTGTTTATCCATGGTATCG TGATATTACTGAAGATGAGTCTTTTGTTGATGAACTGAGATTGGCCCTGAGATTCTTTGCATCTGTTCTTGTGCGAAGAACACAAAag GTGGACATTCCATCTATTATTACAAGAAAATTGCTGAAAGCTGCTATGAAGCACATTGAAATCATttcaaaagcaaaacagaaag TAAAAAACTCTGAGTCCCTGCAGCAGGCAGCCCTGGAAGAATATGGCCCTGACCTTCATGTTGCATTGAGAAGCCGCAGAGATGAGCTTTGCTACCTCAGAAATCTTACAGAgctgctttttccttttattctacCTCCTAAAGCAACTGATAGCAG acctcttacattgctggtgagAGAAATTCTATCTGGATCTGTGTTCCTGCCCTCAATGGATTTACTTGCTGATCCA GATAATGTTAATCGTTTATTACTCCTTTTCATGGATGACAGTCCT CCTGAACAAGCAACAGAACCAGCCTCTAATTTGGTTCCATTTCTACAAAAGTTTGCTGAGCCGAAGAACAAGAATCCCTCA gtTTTGAAGCTGGAGTTGAAAGAAATCAGGGAAGAGCAAGACCTTCTGTTCCGGTTTATGAATTTCCTAAAACAAGAGGGAGCTGTTCATGTACTGCAGTTTTGCTTGACAGTGG AGGAATTCAATGACAGGATATTAAGGCCAGAGTTGTCTGATGAGGAAAAGTTATCTCTTTATgaggaagtgaaaaaaatctaccaaacCTATTGTCTGGAAGAGAGCATTGATAAAATCAGATTTGATccatttattgtggaagaaaTACAACGAA TTGCAGAAGGTCCATACAAAGAAGTGGTAAAACTCCAAACTATGCGTTGCCTGTTTGAAGCCTATGAGCATGTTCTCTCACTTCTCGAGAATGTTTTTACACCATTGTTTTGTCACAGTGATGAG TATTTTAGGCAGCTTTTGGAAGGTGCAGAGTCTCCGACACGCAGCTCAAAATTTAACAG GACCACACAAAAAAGAGGAGGAGAACCCTCTGGTATTGGAAAAATTGGCAGCAGAATAAAAGGAGTCTTCAAGAGCACAACTATGGAAGGGGCCATGCTGCCTAATTATGGCTTGGCAGAGGGAGATGATTATGCT aTTGAAGAAGGCATTGTGGTATTAGAAGATGATTCCCCAGTGGAAGTTCTCACTGCAACTACCCCCAATACTCCTCGTAATCTTTCTGCATGGATTATTACCATCCCTTATGTGGACTTCTTTGAAGAGTTTGAAAAGAGAGATCGAAAAGAGAGAATACCCGTGTTCTGTATAGATGTTGAAAGAAATGACAGAAAAGCAG TTGGACATGAAGCTGAACACTGGTCTGTCTACAGAAAATATATAGAATTTTACGTTCTGGAATCAAAGCTAACAGAGTTTCATG GTACATTTCCTGATGCACAGCTTCCATCAAAAAGGATAATTGGGCCAAAAAACTATGAATTTTTATCATCCAAAAGAGAGGAATTCCAGGAATATTTACAA AAACTATTGCAGCATCCAGAGCTTAGTAACAGCCAGTTGTTGGCCGATTTCCTTTCACCTAACAGCCTGGAAACACAATTCCATGACAAGATCCTTCCAGATGTCAACCTTG GTAAAATGATCAAATCTGTACCTGGCAAATTAATCAAAGAG AAAGGACAACATCTGGAGCCCTTCATTATGAACTTTATCAACTCATGTGAATCTCCGAAGCCCAAACCAAGCAGACCAGAGCTGACTATACTGAGCCCCACTTCAGAAAACGATAAAAAG ctttttaatgatttatacaAGAATAATGCCAACCGATCTGAAAATACGGAAAGGAAGCACAACCAGAATTACTTCATGGAGGTGATGACTGTAGAAGGAGTTTATGATTACCTTATGTATGTAG GCCGGGTTGTTTTCCACATCCCTGATTGGTTTCATCACCTATTAATGGGAGGAAGAATCCTGTTGAAAAACACACTTGAAACGTACACAGACCACTATTTGAAATGTAAACTTGAACAAATTAGTCAAGAGCATCGGCTATTGTCACTGATTACACTTCTTAGAG ATGCTTTGTTCTGTGAAAGTTCAGAGCCAAGAGCAACAACAGCTAAGCAGAAGCGGGCTAAGCAGACTTTCGATGAAATGATGAGCTACATTCCAG ATTTAATAGGAAAATGTATGGGCGATGAAGCCAAGTATGAAGGGATTAGATTGCTGTTTGATGGGCTGCAGCAACCTGCACTTAACAAACAG CTGTCCTATGTTCTACTAGATATTGTACTGCTTGAGATATTTCCAGAACTCAACAag cctcagAAAGAGATTTCATCAACCCCAGCTTGGATGTGA
- the SNX14 gene encoding sorting nexin-14 isoform X1, which translates to MSPARRMWVQIRQRARIGALREICRQYPVLCFSLLTLSLSTLLLLRYLHILMIFWSFLAGVVTLYCSLEPESLLPNILFNIKNKPKQSELQELFPQGHSCAVCGKVKCKRHRPTLQLENYQPWLDLKVPSKVDASLSEVFELVLENFVYPWYRDITEDESFVDELRLALRFFASVLVRRTQKVDIPSIITRKLLKAAMKHIEIISKAKQKVKNSESLQQAALEEYGPDLHVALRSRRDELCYLRNLTELLFPFILPPKATDSRPLTLLVREILSGSVFLPSMDLLADPDNVNRLLLLFMDDSPPEQATEPASNLVPFLQKFAEPKNKNPSVLKLELKEIREEQDLLFRFMNFLKQEGAVHVLQFCLTVEEFNDRILRPELSDEEKLSLYEEVKKIYQTYCLEESIDKIRFDPFIVEEIQRIAEGPYKEVVKLQTMRCLFEAYEHVLSLLENVFTPLFCHSDEYFRQLLEGAESPTRSSKFNRNSLSLDDIRTTQKRGGEPSGIGKIGSRIKGVFKSTTMEGAMLPNYGLAEGDDYAIEEGIVVLEDDSPVEVLTATTPNTPRNLSAWIITIPYVDFFEEFEKRDRKERIPVFCIDVERNDRKAVGHEAEHWSVYRKYIEFYVLESKLTEFHGTFPDAQLPSKRIIGPKNYEFLSSKREEFQEYLQKLLQHPELSNSQLLADFLSPNSLETQFHDKILPDVNLGKMIKSVPGKLIKEKGQHLEPFIMNFINSCESPKPKPSRPELTILSPTSENDKKLFNDLYKNNANRSENTERKHNQNYFMEVMTVEGVYDYLMYVGRVVFHIPDWFHHLLMGGRILLKNTLETYTDHYLKCKLEQISQEHRLLSLITLLRDALFCESSEPRATTAKQKRAKQTFDEMMSYIPDLIGKCMGDEAKYEGIRLLFDGLQQPALNKQLSYVLLDIVLLEIFPELNKPQKEISSTPAWM; encoded by the exons ATGTCACCGGCCCGCAGAATGTGGGTGCAGATAAGGCAGCGAGCTCGGATTGGAGCGCTGCGGGAGATTTGCCGGCAGTACCCTGTGCTGTGCTTCAGTCTACTCACCCTGTCCCTGTCCACACTGCTACTGCTCAG ATATCTTCATATTCTTATGATCTTCTGGTCTTTCCTTGCTGGAGTTGTTACTTTATACTGCTCACTGGAACCAGAATCTCTCCTGCCTAACAttctatttaatataaaaaacaaaccaaag caaTCCGAACTTCAAGAACTTTTTCCACAAGGACATAGTTGTGCTGTGTGTGGCAAGGTTAAATGTAAAAGACATAG ACCTACTTTGCAATTAGAAAACTATCAGCCATGGCTTGATTTAAAGGTTCCCTCGAAGGTTGACGCATCTCTTTCAGAG GTATTTGAATTGGTGCTAGAAAACTTTGTTTATCCATGGTATCG TGATATTACTGAAGATGAGTCTTTTGTTGATGAACTGAGATTGGCCCTGAGATTCTTTGCATCTGTTCTTGTGCGAAGAACACAAAag GTGGACATTCCATCTATTATTACAAGAAAATTGCTGAAAGCTGCTATGAAGCACATTGAAATCATttcaaaagcaaaacagaaag TAAAAAACTCTGAGTCCCTGCAGCAGGCAGCCCTGGAAGAATATGGCCCTGACCTTCATGTTGCATTGAGAAGCCGCAGAGATGAGCTTTGCTACCTCAGAAATCTTACAGAgctgctttttccttttattctacCTCCTAAAGCAACTGATAGCAG acctcttacattgctggtgagAGAAATTCTATCTGGATCTGTGTTCCTGCCCTCAATGGATTTACTTGCTGATCCA GATAATGTTAATCGTTTATTACTCCTTTTCATGGATGACAGTCCT CCTGAACAAGCAACAGAACCAGCCTCTAATTTGGTTCCATTTCTACAAAAGTTTGCTGAGCCGAAGAACAAGAATCCCTCA gtTTTGAAGCTGGAGTTGAAAGAAATCAGGGAAGAGCAAGACCTTCTGTTCCGGTTTATGAATTTCCTAAAACAAGAGGGAGCTGTTCATGTACTGCAGTTTTGCTTGACAGTGG AGGAATTCAATGACAGGATATTAAGGCCAGAGTTGTCTGATGAGGAAAAGTTATCTCTTTATgaggaagtgaaaaaaatctaccaaacCTATTGTCTGGAAGAGAGCATTGATAAAATCAGATTTGATccatttattgtggaagaaaTACAACGAA TTGCAGAAGGTCCATACAAAGAAGTGGTAAAACTCCAAACTATGCGTTGCCTGTTTGAAGCCTATGAGCATGTTCTCTCACTTCTCGAGAATGTTTTTACACCATTGTTTTGTCACAGTGATGAG TATTTTAGGCAGCTTTTGGAAGGTGCAGAGTCTCCGACACGCAGCTCAAAATTTAACAG AAATAGCCTGAGTTTGGATGATATACG GACCACACAAAAAAGAGGAGGAGAACCCTCTGGTATTGGAAAAATTGGCAGCAGAATAAAAGGAGTCTTCAAGAGCACAACTATGGAAGGGGCCATGCTGCCTAATTATGGCTTGGCAGAGGGAGATGATTATGCT aTTGAAGAAGGCATTGTGGTATTAGAAGATGATTCCCCAGTGGAAGTTCTCACTGCAACTACCCCCAATACTCCTCGTAATCTTTCTGCATGGATTATTACCATCCCTTATGTGGACTTCTTTGAAGAGTTTGAAAAGAGAGATCGAAAAGAGAGAATACCCGTGTTCTGTATAGATGTTGAAAGAAATGACAGAAAAGCAG TTGGACATGAAGCTGAACACTGGTCTGTCTACAGAAAATATATAGAATTTTACGTTCTGGAATCAAAGCTAACAGAGTTTCATG GTACATTTCCTGATGCACAGCTTCCATCAAAAAGGATAATTGGGCCAAAAAACTATGAATTTTTATCATCCAAAAGAGAGGAATTCCAGGAATATTTACAA AAACTATTGCAGCATCCAGAGCTTAGTAACAGCCAGTTGTTGGCCGATTTCCTTTCACCTAACAGCCTGGAAACACAATTCCATGACAAGATCCTTCCAGATGTCAACCTTG GTAAAATGATCAAATCTGTACCTGGCAAATTAATCAAAGAG AAAGGACAACATCTGGAGCCCTTCATTATGAACTTTATCAACTCATGTGAATCTCCGAAGCCCAAACCAAGCAGACCAGAGCTGACTATACTGAGCCCCACTTCAGAAAACGATAAAAAG ctttttaatgatttatacaAGAATAATGCCAACCGATCTGAAAATACGGAAAGGAAGCACAACCAGAATTACTTCATGGAGGTGATGACTGTAGAAGGAGTTTATGATTACCTTATGTATGTAG GCCGGGTTGTTTTCCACATCCCTGATTGGTTTCATCACCTATTAATGGGAGGAAGAATCCTGTTGAAAAACACACTTGAAACGTACACAGACCACTATTTGAAATGTAAACTTGAACAAATTAGTCAAGAGCATCGGCTATTGTCACTGATTACACTTCTTAGAG ATGCTTTGTTCTGTGAAAGTTCAGAGCCAAGAGCAACAACAGCTAAGCAGAAGCGGGCTAAGCAGACTTTCGATGAAATGATGAGCTACATTCCAG ATTTAATAGGAAAATGTATGGGCGATGAAGCCAAGTATGAAGGGATTAGATTGCTGTTTGATGGGCTGCAGCAACCTGCACTTAACAAACAG CTGTCCTATGTTCTACTAGATATTGTACTGCTTGAGATATTTCCAGAACTCAACAag cctcagAAAGAGATTTCATCAACCCCAGCTTGGATGTGA